The Corynebacterium vitaeruminis DSM 20294 genome window below encodes:
- a CDS encoding metal-sulfur cluster assembly factor, translating into MSEENTPVEGQGATEPAAADSTAVESSLADAGLPERPPQTDADIAKAAEVEEYMRDVIDPELGINVVDLGLVYDIWMENGNEAQISMTLTSPACPLTDVLEDQAQTAVVGNGIAEKLTINWVWMPPWGPHMISEEGREMLRAIGFSV; encoded by the coding sequence ATGAGTGAAGAAAACACCCCGGTAGAAGGTCAGGGCGCAACCGAGCCCGCCGCTGCCGACAGCACCGCGGTCGAGTCCTCGCTCGCCGACGCCGGCCTGCCCGAGCGCCCGCCGCAGACGGATGCGGACATCGCGAAGGCCGCCGAGGTCGAGGAGTACATGCGCGACGTCATCGACCCCGAGCTGGGGATCAACGTCGTCGACCTGGGCCTCGTCTACGACATCTGGATGGAAAACGGCAACGAGGCGCAAATCTCCATGACACTGACCTCGCCCGCCTGCCCGCTCACCGACGTCCTCGAGGACCAGGCGCAGACCGCCGTCGTCGGCAACGGCATCGCGGAGAAGCTCACCATCAACTGGGTATGGATGCCGCCGTGGGGCCCGCACATGATCTCCGAAGAGGGCCGCGAGATGCTCCGCGCGATCGGCTTCTCCGTCTAG
- the sufU gene encoding Fe-S cluster assembly sulfur transfer protein SufU yields MNMESMYQEVILDHYKNPQHAGLREPHDCEVHHVNPSCGDELTLRVKLSGDGSTVEDVSYEAEGCSISQASTSVMAEEVIGLKVEDAMAKLEDFEKMITSRGKYEGDEDLIGDGIAFSGVAKYPARVKCALLGWKAFQAATAEALEEK; encoded by the coding sequence ATGAACATGGAGTCCATGTACCAGGAAGTGATCCTCGATCACTACAAGAACCCGCAGCACGCGGGCCTGCGCGAGCCTCACGACTGCGAGGTCCACCACGTCAACCCGTCCTGCGGCGACGAGCTGACCCTGCGCGTGAAGCTGTCCGGCGACGGATCCACCGTCGAGGACGTGTCCTACGAAGCCGAGGGCTGCTCGATCAGCCAGGCGTCGACCTCGGTGATGGCCGAAGAGGTCATCGGCCTCAAGGTCGAGGACGCGATGGCCAAGCTCGAGGACTTCGAGAAGATGATCACCTCCCGCGGCAAGTACGAGGGCGACGAGGATCTGATCGGCGACGGCATCGCTTTCTCGGGCGTTGCCAAGTACCCCGCCCGCGTGAAGTGTGCGCTGCTTGGCTGGAAGGCCTTCCAGGCGGCGACGGCAGAAGCATTGGAGGAAAAATGA